One genomic region from Shewanella aestuarii encodes:
- the lptG gene encoding LPS export ABC transporter permease LptG codes for MNIIDLYISRVILSTSALCLLILTGLSGIIKWVDQLRLVGRGTYSMMDAVVYVLYLIPRDIEMFFPMAVLLGALIGMGMLASNSELVVMQASGMSRLQITLSAMKTAIPLMILVMVLGEWGAPIAEKTAKELQATKLSGGSLIKSKSGVWAKDGDLFVNIGEVEDIDKLNNITLYQFDEDLKLVKLTQAQKAVFQQDEWQLREVKTTQLTDDRIELVETPSEQWRSTLTPDKLSVVSVKPEALSIQGLLGYLDYLEANQQDASRYELALWRKIMQPVTVAVMMLVALSFVFGPLRTVTMGARVLFGVVAGFGFYISNQIFGPMSMVYELPAIIGAITPSLLFTAGAVYFIRK; via the coding sequence ATGAATATTATCGATTTATATATTTCTCGAGTCATCCTTAGTACCTCAGCATTATGCCTACTTATTTTAACGGGCTTATCAGGCATCATTAAGTGGGTTGATCAATTACGTCTTGTGGGGCGTGGCACTTATAGCATGATGGATGCAGTTGTTTATGTGTTGTATTTAATTCCTCGTGATATTGAAATGTTTTTCCCTATGGCCGTGTTATTGGGGGCATTAATTGGCATGGGGATGCTGGCATCAAATTCAGAATTAGTGGTGATGCAAGCATCAGGAATGTCTCGCTTACAAATTACCCTATCAGCAATGAAAACCGCTATACCGTTAATGATTCTGGTGATGGTGTTAGGGGAGTGGGGGGCGCCAATTGCTGAAAAAACAGCAAAAGAATTGCAAGCGACGAAATTATCAGGCGGTAGCTTAATTAAATCTAAAAGTGGCGTTTGGGCAAAAGATGGAGATTTGTTTGTTAATATTGGTGAGGTGGAAGATATTGATAAACTTAATAATATTACTCTATATCAGTTTGATGAAGATTTAAAGCTGGTTAAGTTAACCCAAGCACAGAAAGCAGTATTTCAACAAGATGAGTGGCAGTTAAGGGAAGTCAAAACCACGCAGTTAACTGATGACAGAATTGAATTAGTCGAGACCCCGTCAGAGCAGTGGCGTTCAACGCTAACGCCAGATAAGTTAAGTGTGGTTTCGGTTAAACCTGAGGCGCTATCTATTCAAGGGCTATTGGGCTATTTAGATTACCTAGAAGCTAACCAGCAAGATGCGAGTCGTTACGAATTGGCTTTGTGGCGTAAAATTATGCAGCCTGTAACCGTTGCGGTAATGATGTTAGTGGCATTATCTTTTGTATTTGGCCCTTTACGCACTGTGACAATGGGGGCCAGAGTGTTGTTTGGTGTGGTGGCGGGGTTTGGTTTCTACATCAGTAATCAAATTTTTGGCCCAATGAGTATGGTTTATGAACTCCCAGCAATTATCGGTGCTATCACTCCCAGTTTATTATTTACTGCTGGCGCAGTGTATTTTATTCGTAAATAG
- the lptF gene encoding LPS export ABC transporter permease LptF, whose amino-acid sequence MIVFRYLFGEVLKAQFAVLLVLLTIFVSQQFVRVLADASDGDFPASLVMTLLGLNLPQLTVLILPLSFFLGILLAHGRMYAENEMVVLHGVGVSEWYVTRVTLTLALINMIFTGYLSLYVAPWAEEKQNQVLEQAQSEAGLAALVQGRFQTSPNGRAVLYVEKISKDNKLDKVFVAQLPNIKEQGGETNVIVAKGGKVIESDFGSQQLQLSDGLRYQGSSEAVNYQIIEFGGYKMEIKEQEVDQRRRKLSALGVDDLLATPGPEAIAEFQWRLALPIAIPLMTLIAVPLARVNVRQGKFAKMFPAILLYLGYFGLMVAGRKALEDEVVPLYLGMWWIHASALFMGIFLLSKERPVGARLFNLFKRNKSVAA is encoded by the coding sequence GTGATTGTATTTAGATACTTGTTTGGCGAAGTTTTAAAAGCGCAATTTGCAGTACTGCTAGTATTGCTAACTATTTTTGTAAGCCAACAATTTGTTCGTGTTCTCGCTGACGCTTCCGATGGCGATTTTCCTGCTTCGTTAGTGATGACTTTGTTAGGGCTTAATTTACCTCAGCTCACGGTTTTAATTTTACCCTTGAGTTTCTTTTTAGGTATTTTGCTGGCTCACGGCCGGATGTATGCTGAGAACGAAATGGTGGTGCTGCATGGCGTTGGAGTGAGCGAGTGGTATGTGACTCGAGTTACCTTAACGCTAGCCCTTATTAATATGATATTCACCGGATATTTGTCTTTGTATGTCGCGCCTTGGGCAGAGGAAAAGCAAAATCAAGTGTTAGAACAAGCTCAGTCCGAAGCGGGTTTAGCGGCATTAGTGCAAGGACGTTTTCAAACTAGCCCGAATGGTAGGGCTGTACTGTATGTTGAGAAAATAAGTAAAGATAACAAGTTAGATAAGGTTTTTGTTGCTCAGCTTCCAAATATCAAAGAGCAGGGTGGTGAAACGAATGTGATTGTGGCAAAGGGCGGCAAGGTGATTGAAAGTGACTTTGGCAGCCAACAATTACAACTGTCTGACGGTCTTCGCTATCAAGGATCTTCTGAGGCTGTTAATTATCAAATTATTGAGTTTGGTGGCTACAAAATGGAGATTAAAGAGCAGGAAGTTGATCAACGTCGCCGAAAACTATCTGCGCTTGGGGTTGATGATTTATTGGCAACACCGGGCCCTGAGGCCATTGCCGAATTCCAATGGCGTTTAGCGCTACCCATTGCCATTCCATTAATGACACTTATTGCGGTTCCTTTGGCTAGAGTCAATGTACGCCAAGGCAAATTTGCCAAAATGTTTCCTGCCATTTTATTGTACCTAGGTTATTTTGGGTTAATGGTTGCCGGTCGAAAAGCGTTAGAAGATGAAGTGGTTCCATTATATTTAGGTATGTGGTGGATCCATGCCAGCGCATTATTTATGGGCATATTCTTACTCAGTAAAGAGCGTCCTGTTGGGGCAAGATTATTTAACTTATTTAAACGTAATAAGTCGGTGGCCGCATGA
- the pepA gene encoding leucyl aminopeptidase: protein MEFSVKSGSPEKQRSACIVVGVYEPRRLSGIAEQLDKISEGYISNLLRRGDLEGKPGQMLLLHHVPNVLSERVLLVGCGKERELDERQYKQIITKTINTLNETGSMEAVCFLTELHVKGRDTYWKVRQAVETTQQSLYTFDVLKTRKGETRRPLRKIVFNVPTRRELTIGESAIEHGSAVSQGMSLCRDVANMPPNICNPAYLASQARQMAETYENLKVSTVGEEQMAKLGMNSYLAVGRASANESIMTIMEYQGAVDTTQKPIVLVGKGLTFDSGGISLKPGEAMDEMKYDMGGAAGVLGTMKALCEMKLPINVIGVLAGCENMVSGSAYRPGDILTTMSGQTVEVLNTDAEGRLVLCDVLTYVERFDPELVIDTATLTGACVIALGKHASGLFSSHNPLAHEILNAGEQSGDRAWRMPLWDEYQDLLESPFADMTNLGGRPAGSITAACFLSRFAKKYNWAHLDVAGTAWNSGANKGSTGRPVPILTQFLINRSGVEISE from the coding sequence ATGGAGTTTAGCGTAAAGAGCGGCAGCCCTGAAAAACAACGTTCAGCTTGCATCGTTGTTGGTGTCTACGAACCTCGCCGATTATCTGGTATCGCAGAGCAGTTGGATAAAATTAGTGAAGGTTATATTAGTAACCTATTACGTCGTGGCGATTTAGAAGGTAAGCCAGGACAAATGCTATTATTACATCATGTGCCTAACGTACTAAGCGAAAGAGTATTATTGGTTGGTTGTGGCAAAGAGCGTGAGTTAGACGAGCGCCAATACAAACAAATCATCACAAAAACCATCAATACTTTAAATGAAACCGGTTCAATGGAAGCTGTGTGTTTTTTAACTGAGTTACACGTTAAAGGCCGCGACACTTATTGGAAAGTACGTCAAGCCGTTGAAACAACACAGCAAAGCTTATATACCTTTGACGTACTAAAAACCCGTAAAGGTGAAACACGTCGACCATTACGTAAAATCGTCTTTAATGTGCCAACACGTCGTGAATTGACCATTGGCGAAAGTGCAATTGAACATGGTTCAGCGGTTTCACAGGGGATGTCTTTATGCCGTGATGTTGCGAACATGCCACCTAACATTTGCAACCCGGCTTACCTTGCTTCTCAAGCGCGTCAAATGGCTGAAACTTATGAAAACCTAAAAGTTTCTACTGTTGGCGAAGAGCAAATGGCTAAGCTAGGGATGAACTCATACCTTGCTGTTGGTCGTGCAAGTGCTAACGAATCCATTATGACCATTATGGAATATCAAGGCGCAGTCGACACCACTCAAAAACCAATCGTACTTGTTGGCAAAGGCTTAACCTTTGACTCAGGCGGAATTTCATTAAAACCAGGCGAAGCCATGGATGAAATGAAATATGACATGGGTGGCGCTGCAGGCGTGCTTGGCACCATGAAAGCGCTATGTGAAATGAAGCTACCAATCAACGTTATTGGCGTATTAGCCGGTTGTGAAAATATGGTATCGGGCAGTGCTTATCGCCCCGGTGACATTTTAACCACCATGTCAGGCCAAACCGTTGAAGTATTAAATACTGATGCGGAAGGACGTTTAGTTCTATGTGACGTATTAACCTATGTTGAGCGTTTTGACCCTGAGTTGGTAATTGATACCGCAACCTTAACCGGTGCTTGTGTGATTGCATTAGGTAAGCACGCCTCAGGTTTGTTCAGCTCACATAATCCACTTGCCCATGAAATTTTAAATGCCGGTGAGCAAAGTGGTGACCGAGCATGGCGCATGCCTTTATGGGATGAGTATCAAGACTTACTTGAAAGCCCATTTGCTGACATGACCAACTTAGGTGGTCGTCCCGCGGGCTCTATCACTGCTGCGTGTTTCTTGTCTCGCTTTGCGAAAAAGTACAACTGGGCCCACTTAGATGTGGCAGGCACAGCTTGGAATAGCGGAGCGAATAAAGGCTCAACAGGTCGTCCTGTGCCAATTTTAACCCAATTCTTAATTAATCGTTCTGGTGTTGAAATCAGCGAATAA
- a CDS encoding DNA polymerase III subunit chi, protein MPQTLFYLMPDNHNQISALDAVNLAACRLAEQHYREQKQVYIHCQSKQHAYQIDELLWQFEPRLFVPHNLKGEGPTTGAPVEIGFDTLGPNKSRQVLINLADQVPQFAVNLPHIIDFVANDETLKRVARQRYRQYQTLGCQVATQALAE, encoded by the coding sequence ATGCCGCAAACTTTGTTTTACCTTATGCCTGATAATCATAATCAAATAAGCGCATTAGATGCCGTCAATCTGGCTGCTTGCCGACTAGCAGAGCAGCATTATAGAGAACAAAAGCAGGTGTATATTCATTGTCAAAGCAAGCAACATGCCTACCAGATTGACGAATTATTATGGCAATTCGAGCCAAGATTATTTGTGCCGCACAATCTTAAAGGTGAAGGCCCGACCACAGGAGCCCCTGTTGAAATTGGCTTTGATACCCTTGGCCCCAATAAAAGTCGCCAAGTTCTGATTAATCTTGCAGACCAAGTGCCTCAATTTGCGGTAAACTTGCCTCATATTATCGATTTTGTGGCTAATGATGAAACGCTTAAGCGAGTCGCCAGACAACGCTATCGTCAATATCAGACTCTGGGTTGCCAAGTTGCCACCCAAGCATTAGCCGAATAA
- a CDS encoding valine--tRNA ligase — translation MEKTYDPKSIEQALYQNWEEQGYFKPHGDESQGNYCIMIPPPNVTGSLHMGHAFQDTIMDTLTRYQRMKGKNTLWQVGTDHAGIATQMLVERKLEAEEGKTRHDLGRDAFMDKVWEWKAQSGGTITKQLRRMGASVDWDRERFTMDEGLSKAVQEVFVRLYDDELIYRGKRLVNWDPKLHTAISDLEVENKEKQGHMWHFRYPLAEGALTADGKDYLEVATTRPETMLGDSAVAVHPDDERYQSLIGKFILLPIVNRLIPIVADDYVDMEFGTGCVKITPAHDFNDYEVGKRHALPMYNIFTLDAAVRAFAEVINTDGTPNKDIELAIPERYVGLDRFKARTAIVEEFETLGLLEKIAPHGLKVPYGDRSGVVIEPLLTDQWYVAVAPMAKTAIEAVENGDIKFVPQQYENMYFSWMRDIQDWCISRQLWWGHRIPAWYDENGKVYVGRNEAEVRAKHKLADSVVLRQDEDVLDTWFSSALWTFSTLGWPDNLEDLKTFHPTDVLVTGFDIIFFWVARMIMMTMHFIKDEDGKPQVPFKTVYVTGLIRDEAGNKMSKSKGNVLDPLDMIDGIDLESLVTKRTGNMMQPQLAAKIEKSTRKEFAEGIEAHGTDALRFTLAAMASTGRDINWDMKRLDGYRSFCNKLWNASRYVLMNTEVQADPDSNEAGEPLDCGQILVDGKPGEMQLSLADRWIIGLFNQTVKTFDDHMAAYRFDLAANTLYEFTWNQFCDWYLELTKPVLQNGSEAEQRGTRHTLVTVLEKMQRLMHPIMPYITETIWQRVKPLTNVTGETLMLAEFPRYQAEMVDAQAMADLEWVKQVIVAVRNIRAELNIAPSKPLNALLRGVSAQDKARIEANQTFFTTLAKLESMTILADGETAPMSTTQLVGEMELLIPMAGLIDVAAEMARIDKQLEKLGQEISRLEGKLSNQGFVAKAPAAVIEKERAKMGDLTRDIDKLTEQKSELAKLEG, via the coding sequence ATGGAAAAAACATACGATCCTAAGTCTATTGAACAAGCTCTATACCAAAACTGGGAAGAGCAAGGTTACTTCAAGCCACACGGTGATGAATCACAAGGCAATTACTGCATCATGATCCCGCCGCCAAATGTGACAGGTAGCCTGCACATGGGCCATGCTTTCCAAGATACTATCATGGACACCTTGACCCGCTACCAACGCATGAAAGGTAAAAATACCTTATGGCAAGTGGGCACTGACCACGCTGGTATTGCAACTCAAATGTTGGTTGAACGTAAGCTTGAAGCAGAAGAAGGCAAAACTCGCCACGACTTAGGCCGTGACGCCTTTATGGACAAAGTGTGGGAATGGAAAGCGCAGTCTGGCGGTACCATTACCAAACAGCTTCGTCGTATGGGTGCCTCTGTTGATTGGGACCGTGAACGTTTTACCATGGACGAAGGCTTGTCTAAAGCCGTTCAAGAAGTCTTTGTTCGTTTATATGACGATGAATTAATATATCGCGGCAAACGATTAGTTAACTGGGATCCTAAACTGCATACGGCAATTTCAGATCTAGAAGTTGAAAACAAAGAAAAACAAGGCCACATGTGGCACTTCCGCTACCCATTAGCAGAAGGTGCATTAACGGCTGATGGTAAAGACTATTTAGAAGTTGCCACTACTCGTCCTGAAACCATGTTAGGCGACAGTGCTGTTGCTGTGCATCCTGATGATGAACGCTATCAGTCATTAATTGGCAAATTTATCTTATTGCCAATCGTAAACCGTTTGATCCCTATCGTTGCTGACGATTATGTCGATATGGAATTTGGTACTGGCTGTGTAAAAATCACCCCAGCTCATGACTTTAACGACTACGAAGTTGGCAAACGTCATGCATTACCTATGTACAACATCTTCACTTTAGATGCCGCAGTACGTGCTTTTGCTGAAGTGATTAACACTGACGGCACACCCAACAAAGATATCGAACTGGCTATACCTGAGCGTTATGTTGGCCTTGATCGATTCAAAGCGCGCACAGCAATTGTCGAAGAGTTTGAAACCTTAGGTTTACTTGAAAAAATCGCCCCACACGGATTAAAAGTTCCTTATGGAGATCGCAGTGGCGTAGTCATTGAACCACTACTTACAGACCAATGGTATGTAGCGGTTGCACCAATGGCCAAAACCGCTATTGAAGCAGTTGAAAATGGTGACATTAAGTTTGTGCCACAGCAGTACGAAAACATGTACTTCTCTTGGATGCGTGACATTCAAGATTGGTGTATTTCACGCCAACTCTGGTGGGGACACCGTATTCCAGCTTGGTACGATGAAAACGGCAAAGTTTATGTTGGCCGTAATGAAGCTGAAGTACGTGCTAAACATAAGCTTGCGGACTCAGTGGTATTACGCCAAGACGAAGACGTATTAGATACTTGGTTTAGTTCTGCACTATGGACGTTCTCCACCTTAGGTTGGCCTGACAACTTAGAAGATTTAAAAACCTTCCACCCAACTGACGTGTTGGTAACAGGTTTTGATATTATTTTCTTCTGGGTTGCCCGTATGATCATGATGACCATGCACTTCATTAAAGATGAAGATGGCAAACCACAAGTGCCTTTCAAAACCGTTTATGTCACGGGCCTTATTCGTGATGAAGCCGGTAACAAAATGTCTAAGTCAAAAGGTAACGTGCTTGACCCATTAGACATGATTGACGGTATCGATCTTGAAAGCCTAGTAACCAAACGTACTGGCAATATGATGCAACCTCAATTGGCTGCCAAAATTGAAAAAAGTACCCGCAAAGAATTTGCCGAAGGCATTGAGGCCCACGGTACTGATGCACTGCGCTTTACCCTAGCAGCAATGGCATCAACCGGTCGTGATATCAACTGGGATATGAAGCGTCTTGATGGCTACCGCAGCTTCTGTAATAAGTTATGGAACGCATCACGTTACGTATTAATGAATACCGAAGTGCAAGCGGATCCTGACAGCAATGAAGCAGGCGAACCTTTAGATTGCGGCCAAATTCTTGTTGATGGCAAGCCGGGTGAAATGCAACTTTCACTTGCTGACCGTTGGATTATTGGTTTATTCAACCAAACAGTGAAAACCTTTGATGATCACATGGCAGCTTACCGTTTTGACTTAGCGGCAAACACCTTGTACGAGTTCACATGGAACCAATTCTGTGACTGGTATTTAGAGTTAACTAAGCCTGTATTGCAAAATGGTAGCGAAGCCGAGCAACGTGGTACACGTCACACATTAGTGACAGTGCTAGAAAAAATGCAGCGTTTAATGCACCCAATTATGCCTTATATCACTGAAACCATTTGGCAGCGCGTTAAACCGCTAACCAATGTGACTGGTGAAACCCTAATGTTAGCCGAGTTCCCTCGTTATCAAGCTGAAATGGTCGATGCGCAGGCAATGGCAGATCTTGAATGGGTTAAGCAAGTCATTGTTGCGGTGCGTAACATTCGTGCCGAACTTAACATTGCCCCATCTAAGCCATTAAATGCATTACTACGTGGAGTTAGCGCACAAGATAAAGCCCGTATTGAAGCCAACCAAACCTTCTTTACAACCCTAGCCAAACTTGAGTCAATGACCATTTTAGCCGACGGTGAAACAGCCCCTATGTCGACCACCCAACTTGTGGGCGAAATGGAGCTATTAATCCCAATGGCAGGGTTAATTGACGTTGCTGCTGAAATGGCACGTATTGATAAGCAGCTTGAAAAATTAGGCCAAGAAATTAGCCGCCTTGAAGGCAAATTATCTAATCAAGGTTTTGTGGCCAAAGCCCCTGCTGCCGTGATTGAAAAAGAACGTGCAAAAATGGGTGATTTAACTCGTGATATTGACAAGTTAACCGAACAAAAATCTGAATTAGCTAAACTAGAAGGTTAA